ATCACATCTTTCCTCTCATTTGGCACAAATAAGTTGCTGTTTGGATCAAAGTGAGAACCAGTCTTTCCTGGACTTCTACCCCACTGTTAAATGATGGTCAATAGTCATTAGCATAAAATACTTTTATTTATACATCAAATTTAGTAATTTATAGACCAGAAAACTTACTAGGTAAAAAGGATATGCAAGCATGGGAAAGGGCAAGGTGAACTTCAACAACCGTGTCACAATATCTAAGCTCCTATATAGCTTTTCAGGTAACTGCAAACATATAtgcaaattaaaaaaaatacttcAAGCTCAAAACTAAATCAACTGGAGCATCAATAATAATCTATGGCTATGAAGAGAAGAAACAGCTACCGGATGCCATGATTCATCATTTTCAACATGCCCATGATTCTGATGATGAGTCCTGTGACTAATTCTCCTGCAAAAATCAACAAAATTGTAGTGTTTTTTCTTAATCACATAGTTTTTTAAACCTCTAACTTTAACAACCAACACAGATTGCCTAGTGAAAGCAAAGCACTTTAACATATTAGCTATCAATAAAAGAAGTGCGAAATCATCAAGAGCATACCATCCATGATATGGCACAAGAATTGAAGAATGCAGAATATGTCCAACCACACTATTCAATTTGGGATTGTTCGAGAAGCTACCGTGACCActaaaaatcaaaacaaaagaaaaaccTTTAACAAACCAAAACAAGCAAAAGGGTGCCCAAATCAAGCAGCAAGAAAGCCATAACAATTGATAACATATAACCAAAGCAAAAGGCCATAACTAACAAACATAACTATATATAGTTACATACACACATATGTAAATTGTGGAAGTAGCAATTACCAATCATGACCAAGAACAAAAAGAGCCCAAAACATAGTACCCTGAGCAACCCAATACAAAGGCCAAACAAGCCAATGATTGACATAAGCAGCAGCAACTGCTAATCCAAGAACAACAGCAACATCTCTAACAACATAACTCATCGATTTCAATGGATCTTTAACCCAACAATGCTTTGGAATTGCTGCCCTAACATCTGCTAACTTAAATGGAGGCACTGCAGCAGGATCAAACTCCTCAACTTCATCAACACCCCCATTAAAAATTTGATATTTTTCATCTTCTTCTTCTAAAGGAGTAATAATCTTGAATGGAGCACTCACTTTTGGGACAAAAAGACTGGTTCTTGAAAACCCATTTGAAGAACACAAATTTAAAGCAATTGGCTTAGTGTTTAGATGTAAAGATCCAATCTTTGGTGGATTAGAGATCAACCCAGTTCTGGGTTGTGAAAAAATCGGAGCAAGAGGCTTAAACCCACATTCTGATAAAACCCAAGTTGCCATTAGAGACCCTAATTGAGATTTTATTCACGAATTTAATTAGGGTCTTTCTAAACCTATAAATATGAAGTAAATCAATTCAAaaaccaaagaaaagaaaaggaggTTCTTGTTAAAAAAAAAGGATTGACAAATGAAAGAAGACAATAAAAGTTTGGTATTGTTTTACTCACCAATTGGAAGTGAGACCTCTATATATAATAGTATGAGATACgtttgtatgtatgtatattttGTGTGCGTAGATTGCAGTCCCGTGAGATCAGGCTGCTTTGGAATAAGTAGGTCTGCGAACAGAGCAAATGTAGCTGTCTATATGGAGGCTGATGATGTCAATTGTTATGTACTCACTCACGATTACGAAGTTGCGTATTTATAGCAGGGCTGTAAATTGCGACCCACTGTCCGGTATCTGGTCTTAAATCTGGTTTGAAAATATAACACATGATTCATATCCGGATAAAATATGATTCTGGATACTAGTACTTTTATATGTGCTCAGATTATATTTCATATTTTTTCTTTAAAATGATCCTACCCGAATGTGATTTGTGATCCTATTTGGATTAAACTTGAACATGAATTATAAATTTAACTCATTATATTTCTAGGTAAATAtcaattttataatttattaatatcttatataaatataatttattataaaatataatttatttacccTTAAAATGGAAAAATAATAATCGTATATAAATTATACATCATATATTTAAGcttttaatttattattatttagtATATTTATAACATTATATCTATTttagaataaataaatattttatattattaatggaTCATATTTGACTCGGATCCGATAGATTATAGCTATCCggttaaaaaaaatgaaaataggATACTGGCTCATATCTGATTTGGATCCGAAAATCTAATATCCGGGATCATAATTTATCCGAATAAAATTATATATGATCCAAATCTATCACCCGAATCATTTTTCACCCCTAACTTTTAGTCAGGAGATTATTAGGCATGCCAAAATCACAATAATCTTAATTAAACTATAATAATACCGATATAATTTGAGTAAACTACATTTTGATCATCTTTTATCATCACAATCTCATTTTGGTCATCTTTCATCATCATAATAGTTAGTTTTTCATATAAAATAATGCTCAATCTAAATACAGAAATCATGCACAATTACAATTTTAAGATTCAAACTAGCCacatattaaatttaatatttatagaattatttaaaaataaacaaaGGTGCATGATAATTTTTGCTATTTATTTTTTAtcataaattaaaaatatttagaatgagattataattatatattaattatttttaatgttTAATTACttacataataattatataataaaaataaaatataaacaataTTAATGAAGACGCGTGCATTGCACTGgtaatatgttagatatattatAATATCTAGACTATTATaaaatacataaaatattaaaaaaatccgTAAGGTACATGCTTTTTTTGACATAATTAATTTGCCTAATTACCCTtgtataattttaaaagttatttttacTTAGTTATCgttatttaataattttatgaCATTTTATATCTTAAATCTATATTAATCCTAATTAGTCTATAAATTAATTATCTTTTTCAAATAAAACACGttatcttttttttttcaaaCTAAAAAAATCTTTTATTCCAAAAATATTAGGGAAACTAGCAacatattaaatttaatatttatagaattatttaaaaataaacaaaGGTGCATGATATTTTTTgctatttattttattatcataaattaaaaatatttagaatgagattataattatacattaattatttttaatgttTAATTACTTACATAATaatgatataataaaaataaaatataaaatatattaatgAAGACGCGTGCATGACACGGgttatatgttagatatattatGATATCTAAACTATTATAAAATACACAAAATGTCAAAAACAATTCGTAAGGTACATACTTTTTTTCCTACATTATTAATTTTCATAATTACCCTTGTATAATTTTTAAAGTTATTTTTACTTAATTAtccttatttaataatttttatgaCATTTTATATCTTAAATCTATATTAATCCTAATTAGTCCATAAATTAATTATCTTTTTCAAATAAAACACGTTTTCTTTCCTttttttcaaactaaaaaatcttttattccaaaaatatgaaggaaattttatttaataaaaatatatattataattaataatagcttctattttaataataatttatatataaatcAATTACATTTAtctattaatttttttttctttttcaactaaaacacctcaatttaaaaaaaatattataatttttaataactaattaattagGTTTTCCAGCTAAAACATGTCACCggttttaaataaaaaatattctATTTTTCCCAAAATAATATTGCACTAATTATagaataattatatttaaatatattaaaaattatatttaaaaatactagaaatgaatttaaaaggttcGGTTCTAAATTACAAGGTTCAAATTGCCGGGTGGTGTATATTTTGTGTAATCTAAATTGGAGCGTTTGGCAGATAGTTACgagtaattttttttattttgtcaCGGTAGATAAAATCTCAAATAGAAATTGTACCCAGATATAATATAGAATAAAAGGAGTTTTCTTCCTATAATAAAATTTATCATTTAACCAAAAATTATGCATAATGACCTTGGAAACATAAATAGTAACGCATTAATGTCCGAAAAGAGAACACCcgaattaaataaaagaaaagcATGAACATTTTTCTGAAATATACGATGGAGCTGACTACTTGATTGTTTCAAAACATCGAATATCGATCATAGACCAATTATTATCAGGTCCAAATATGCACCTTCAGTTCCACTGTTCCGATATCAAACCTAAAATTTATGACAATAAAAAAAGTTGATTAAGTTATAATATAATTATAGAAATTAAAAGATATTATATTCTCTAAATTAAAATTTAACTAAGATAAATACCGAATAGTCCAGACTAAAAAACAAATTCAATaatatgaaaataataaaagtaaTTTGTAAGTCTAACCAAAGGGATTCCACCGAAGGGATTTCGTTGATAAGACACATATCAAAATAACTAGGCAATTTTAAAGAGTTATAAAGCGATTTCagataaaaattaaataaaaaattcaaataaCAGAGATACAAATTATCCCTCAATGATTAATTAAAATAAGAATATGTAACTTCTTACTCATAAAATGAAAACATGAAATCTAAATATGACATTAAAATATAACATAATTTAGCAACTACATCCAATATCAAAACTTAGAGACCTAGTTTAGTTATACACGTAGTTACTAGTAATTTACTCTCTTggatatatattttaaattatatataaggtATAATTTAATAACTAATATAATAATTTGTGCTAAATACGAGCCATTTTCCAGCGTTTCATAATAATATCTATCGATTTAATTTTTAGATGTTAAATTAGTTATTTTATTCAcattgaatttttttgataagtAGTAATGAAATTTTTATGTTGTCGAGATAAGTAAAACTAAACTGAAATTTTAAAGGTTCAATTATCTATGACATGTAATTACATGTTCAATTTTTTGTTAATTGATAAATTCTGCAAtgtaaaattttatattaaaagaaATAATATCTTAGTATGATGATTCAAGTATTTTATCactttatattttttttttgacGAAAAGCTGTGAATTTTATTAACTCATCAAATCCAACTCAATACAGTCTTTAACGATACTAGGAATAGACAATCTATTAAAACTACGACCTGGGATAGAACATGATTCCCTAGCAAGTTGATGGGTAACCATATTAGCAGATCGTTTCACGTATAACAACTCCACATTGTTTAGACGGCACATTAACTCTCTACAAGCCGAGATAACTACACCAAATCGAAACCTCATCCGAGTTTTGCACCTGATAGCCTGAACAGCAACAAGACAATCTGATTCAAACTGAACTTTTGGCCACTGCATCGTATCAACCCAACTCAAAGCTTCTTTTATGGTCATGGCTTCTGCTAGAACTGGAGGAACAAGCTCATGAACTACCAAATATTTTGCTTCCAAAAGCTGACCTGTACAGTCTCGAGCAACCATTCCAAAACCCACCTCCTCACTAGTTTCAAAAATTGCTGCATCAACTAATACCTTAACTATATTTGGTTGGGGCTTGACCCAGCTAGGAGCTCCATCCCCCTCCGATTGAGGTTGAAGACGGATCACATAGGACCTGTTTTGGGCTAATATCCATTGTGTAAGGTATTGCTTCGCTGTTGCTAAAACTTTGTTCACTGTTGAGTGTTTCTGGTTCCATATTAAATCATTCCGTGCTCACCATATCGACCAACAAAGTGCCATGGATTCTGCTCGCTGATTTGCATTAACTATCTGCCACAAATTTCCCAGCCACAACATGAAGCTAGACTCGTGATTTCGAATCTCAGGAATACGTAAAACTCTCCAATATTGTTGTGCAAAAGAACACTCCACCATAATGTGAAAAATCGTTTCGGTATCACCTTGACAGAAGGGACATGTAGTTATTACTGGGACATGTTTAATACTTAATTGATGCTTCGTGGGTAGACACTGAGATAGAGCTCGCCAAACAACATGTATAGCTTTTGGAGGATCTTTAGTGCTCTATAGAATTTTCCACAAATTTGCATTGGCCTTTGTAGCATTCCAATTGCCTCTTTGAGATTGAAGCAACTTGTACGTACTTTTCACAGAATAAATCCTAGAAGTCTCGAGTCTCCAATACAGCTTATCCACCTCTTCAGATAAGTGTAAAGGAGTTTTAAAAATTTTCTCTTGGTCCCGAGCATTGAAAATATCCCTCACTATGTCAACATCCCATTCCTTTCGATTTATGTGCATTAACGAAGCCACATACTTATCTTTAATAGCTGGTGTTTCAGTGATGATAACAGCAAGCCCATCGCCCTCCAGCCACGGTTGTCCTTCTATACTGATGCACTCACCATTGCCAATTCGCCATCTCAACCCATCACATAACAATTTCTTAGCTTCATGGATGCTACGCCATTTAAAACTTGGGTTGTGGCCTAGATTCGAGTTTAAAAAGTCAGTATTATCAAAATATTTGGCCTTATAAACCCTTGCCACTAAGCTCTCCGGATTAGTCAGAATTCTCCACCCTTGTTTGCCTAGTATGGCAAGATTGAAGTCTCGAAAATTTCTGAACCCCAATCCTCCCACACTTTTATGCTTAGCCAAACGATCCCATGACATCCAAGTTATATACGACCCATTCGAATTCGACCCATTCTACCAGTATTTGGAAATATATTTCTCTATGCCTCGAGTAATTTCCAGTGGCAATAAAAACACTCCCATGGCATAAGTTGGTAGCGATTGTGCTACATATTTAACTAAAGTTTCCTTCCCAGGACGTGACACATGTTTGCTCTCCCATTTTCGAATTGCTGAATATATTTTATCTTTCAAAAAACCCAGGTTCGAAGATTTGTTTCTTCCCAAAATATTAGGCAGCCCCAAGTATTGATAATATTCATCTGCCTCAACCATTTGCAGCAGCTGGCAAAGATGTTCTCTATTATATTGAATATTGTTTGCACTAAAGAAAATCGAGGACTTATCCTTATTCACCTTCTGACTCGAAGCTTTTTCATAAACATCCAGCAACTCCATAATTTTGGTAGCCTCACCTGCATCAGCCTTACAATAGAGATAGCTGTCATCCGCAAAAAACATATGCGAGATAATAGGTGCACGATGGCAAATCTTTACCCCATGAATCCATTGTTTAGTCTCATACTTACGAATTAGCGCAGAAAGACCTTCCGCTCAAATGATGAATAAGTAAGGGGACAGAGGGTCGCCTAGGCGAATCCCTTGAGTAGGAATTATAGGTCCCATCATCTGATCATCATGGACAATGTTGTAAGTGACTATCATGACACATTTGAGTACCAGATGTACCCACCAATCCGAAAAATCCATTTTCAGTAAAATGGCTCTCAAAAATGCCCATTCCACACGGTGATACGCCTTACTCATGCCAAGTTTGAGCGCCATGAAACCATCTTTTCCAACTTTCTTTCATTTTAAGTAGTGCATTATTTTATAGGAGATCATGATATTGTCCGAGATAAGCCCTCCCGGAATGAAAGCACTTTGCGTATCGGACACAACAACACCAAGAATCTCTTTCATTCTGTTTTCCATAACCTTTGTAACTATTTTTATCAGCATATTACAAAGAGCTATAGGCCTCAATTCACCTACCAGAGTTGAATTTTTCTTCTTAGGTATAAGAATGAGGTTCGTATCATTCAAGCCATGTAACACCTCCCCAGTAGTAAAGTAGTGTTTTGTCAACTTCACTACATCATCCCCAACAATAAACCAATGCTTTTGGAAGAAAGCTGGTGTCATACCGTCAGGGCCAGGAGCCTTGTCAGGGTTCATATGGAATAATGCAGTCTTCACCTCTTCATTCGTTACCTCTTTCAATAAAATGTTATTTCGAGTTGAATCTATCGTACGAGGAACACAATCAATAACATCCTCGTTGTTCGTGGCCGAGGCCGTAAATAACCTGCAATAATAATCAGTGATATACTTGTCTAATCCCTCCTGCCATTATAACCAATTACCATTATCATCCTTGAGTTTTTGAATATGATTAGTACGACGACGAGTATTACAAGCAGAATGGAAGTATTTAGTGTTCTTATCACCTGATTGGAGCCATAATTGTTTGGACCGTTGTCGCCAGAAGATCTCCCTCTGATCAAGGATCAAGAACAGTTTTTGCTTCACTTCCTTGAACTCTTGCACTGACTGATCATCTCGAGCACTCCGTAACTGTTTAAGACGCGTTTTGCAGTCTTTTATTCTTCTGCTAAAGCAACCCGTGATTTCCTTTCCCCACTTCTCTAGGCTTTCTCCACACTGACTAATTTTCCTCGTAATTACCTGCGCATCCGTTTCCTCCCAGCAATCTTTGACGATTTGCGAGCAAAGAGTTTCTAACACCCGCGTGTTTTCAAATTTGAAACCTCTTTTTCATCTTTGCATCAGAGAGCTCCCTGTATCTAAAAAGATTGGACTATGGTCCGATGGTGAGCCTTCCGGGTTAATCAACTTTGCTAACGGAAATAAAATGCCCCATTCTCTATTTATCATAGCTCTGTCCAATCTAATTTCCATCCAAGCTGCTGAATCACGACCTCGCTCCCAGGTGTAAGGATACCCACATAACTCTAAATCTTGTAAATTAAGCTCATCCACCACATTATTGAAACCTTATATCAAGACTTGAGGGTAAGCAACATCTCCTTTTTTCTCACTTTGGGACATTATATTATTCCAGACCCCTATAATAACCCAAGGTAAATTAGAATCCCGGGCTATATTCCTCAACAAATCCCACGTTCTTCTTCTCAAGTTTCTGTTTTGCTCTCCATAAAAACCAGTCAATCTCCAAGGACTATTCCCATCTATTTGAACTTCGACGTCAATGTGATTATTTGATAAGCTAAGCAAACGAACTTGATAAGTATCTCTCCAAAGAAGTGCCAACCCTCCACTTAGACCCTGAGCTTCTACTACAATCATTCCCTGAAGATTTAAATGAGAGCGAAACCACTCCATCTTTTCCTTGTTACTTAACGTTTCACACAAAAACACAAAGGAAGGCCTTTCTTGACGAGCAACGTCTTTCAGGAACTGTAACTTCCAAGGTGGCCCCATACCTTGGCAGTTCCAACTTACAATACTCATGAGGAATGGCGGGCCTGCAAAGCAGCATCCGCCAGCAGCAAGTTTTTTTGGTTTGAGTCCTCATATTCTTTAGGTTCAAGCCCATGTCCATTTCTGAAATATTCGTTGGTTCTGGCCCATTTTCATTATCCACTCTACGTCTCTTTGCATCAATGATAAGCAGCTCTTTTGGGTCCATTTCCTTTCCAATATTATCTTGTATTGATATATTACCCTGATTATAAGATATCAATTTGTTAGAGATAATATTCTGTTCCAACAGAATTCCTGAATTTTCTCCCATTGAGTTAGCCTTACCATGCAGACTAGCATCTATCATGATTCCTGGTTTCTCGCGATTACTAGCTGTTTTTTCGGACCTTACCATCTCCTCCATCTCCTCCACCATGTTCCTCACCGGAGTTGCCCCACCAGGTCATAACCATTTACTCCCCATAGTATGCATCTTACGTTGAGGTTCAGCACGCATCCAAGAACCATATGGTTTTTCAATATTCTCCTCTAACATGTCAAATAACTTCTCACAAAATTTATCACTATGTCCAATCATTCCACAAATGAAGCAAAAAGTTGGAATGCCTTCATACTTAAAATTAACCCAGCACAGTTTGCCTCACTTTTCTTAAGTTTCATCCTCCGTCTGAGTGGTTTATCCAGCACAATCGCCACTCGAACTCGTAAAAATTCTCGCCAGACGCCGACAAAATTATTCGCATCAGATTCAATAAATTTACCAATGTAATTACCCACATCCATGACAACTCTTTGAGACATAAACCCCGTTCCCATGCCATGTAATTGTACCCAGATCTCCATATTATTGATTGGCATTGTCCTAGGATTATCTCCTTCCCTTAATCTTTCAAAAACTAAGTGGAAACGTCCAAAAGTCCATGGACTCCCATTACACACCCTTGCAATAAAAATTGATTTGCTTCCAGTTGTTTTACGTACATTCCTCATCCCGGACGCCATAAGGAAGCCATCTTATGTTGCATAGCTTGGAAATCAATCGATGAATCTTTAAGAAATCGACCAACAAGGCACCATCTAGTATCAACCTCACTTAAGCCTTCATCATTCTCTGCATATGTTATACCCCCTGTTCTTTGTCCTCCATAGTAATCATAGCAAACCCATCCATCATTTGTTGCATATCATTATGTTTCTCAGCCATAACTCCACAAACAGATTAACATAGTCAATAAACCTTGATAAAAATGACAAACGCTTTAACACTAAAATAATCTAACTATGTCAAAAGACAAGACTGATTAGTATTTAAATACACACGAATCCATTTCATTTACTAGAAATCACCTTTTAACTAATTTATGTATTTTTAATTTCGTATTGGAATCATTATCGTCCTTTACGTTTATAAGTGGAGATCACTCAAAGACACGTGTAATAGTGCAGTTTTTATAGTTTAAAATTTAAGAATTACATTATGACTTTAACATATCTATTCAATAGCTGACCGCATATAAAAAGCAAATGAAACTTGTCCATAATTGATTCATGTACTTGCAAACGATTTGAAATAATGATTATTATTCTCTTTTCAGGCAAAAAAAACTTATTTCATAATTTAACTAGGTGGTCGTttgggaaattttaaaataagtaacttatgacttaaaacgaataagcgacttagaagtgataagtagataaatatttataagtcatataagtgtttggataatttaattaaaaatcaaactttttttacttaaatgaattaaaataaataatttttaaatacaattatcttaatttgtgaatttaaaattagaaaagcatttaaaacatatatattaaaattaaagttaataaaaatatgtaaaattaaaataagttaaGAAAAAATAGATCTTACTAATATTCAAtttatcaacttataagttgtaaatttaacttataagttcGGTCGTCAAACACACATCGATAAGTACTTACagacttataaataaataaaccaCTTTTTTCGTGGAGGCCAAACAAATATagtttatataattattaaacGATTGTGAATTTCAAATCTTATATGCAAAGTTTTCGATAATGTTTTCACAAATTCAAAATTTTCTTACGGCGCATATGTATCTTAACCGGTTCTTGTTTGAATAACTACTTTTAGTTTAGAAGactttatataaaaaatatcataaaatatttatgttagatatatttgataatgtcatggctaatatgatttatgtttagttttcagatcttacttaaacaggataaatcagtacttactggaagtctggacttaaggatatcagtacttatattatcaggagataatcatcagaagatggatatcagaacttaagtactgaaggacgttcagataaggacaacagctgattaaaggaaagaagatcgagacaaacataagaagagatatgcatgaagaaggaattctatgaagaatagaatacttggaagaaaagatatctgatttgtggcgccctccaaacccgggtcagaagtttggggtccacacacacaacttaattataacctgcttataacaataataaagataataataatatatgcagtgaccctacttaccaaccatcacggaccgcaacaggttaaagtatgcacacaagccaaacacactaatatattacaaaccgtttaaatcccaactattttaaactcaaactaagtattaaacattattacaaacttttacaaacttaaattatcctaaaagaagcctactagctcagctttctcaacctgaacccctagctctcgcgctggactggggatgcttgctaccaactggttcctttttaactggaaagaatataaacaacatcgcacaaatgagctaactagctcagcaagtcacaatgacaaaactgagaataatgatcatcaggtgaatatgattatgatatcaagtaaacaattgattatgatttagaattggatattatactcttaatttaaaaaccaaggttaggctgctgatcagtcacgcactaaccccgagcaaggcacacagcattgctctaactactggatccaagacacacattggcctaacttgaccattatatggtctgaccacgaatctggtccacaattttataaaaacaatccaattctaacataataacagaatatgcaataataaacaataaccgaaatcattaataataataaatgtttaacaatgaaagggtttcaacccttgtaaggatcaataaggaaatttaaaagcttggatgctgggtaatgaaagaattggataacaaagaaatcaacatttcagggtttcaaagatttgggctttcaaagcataggatacaatgattgaatgtacaagtaattcagttcagtgtttgggattttgtttgcatgtatttgtggagtaatatcgtatacttgagatttgtgtttaggtatacaacaatcaatggtctagaaagaataaggtttatggctcaagaacaataactggaatcagagtttaggtttcagtgcttcaaagcacttgcaatatcaatctgactatcaaatactacaatatctcaagaaagttcagaacacttgcctgatattagcttactacactgcactcgtttccaatcacaagcgtcttactcttcaactatttgtttccctttcctacctcttgcctcttctgctcacatatcataagcatctatcaataatttactcatggaattctattcaacacatacttctatctacccttcgttttacccaaatccgattaacggattgaaagttatgcaataatcaagtaaacaacgaaaatatagaccgatagtcaattaacaagtcatatatagcatataatacatcacgtaatcaatgatatattatttatagagaagtctcgggtcataaataggctttctggtatttaaaatgatttttaaaacat
The sequence above is drawn from the Apium graveolens cultivar Ventura chromosome 2, ASM990537v1, whole genome shotgun sequence genome and encodes:
- the LOC141707473 gene encoding omega-3 fatty acid desaturase, chloroplastic-like gives rise to the protein MATWVLSECGFKPLAPIFSQPRTGLISNPPKIGSLHLNTKPIALNLCSSNGFSRTSLFVPKVSAPFKIITPLEEEDEKYQIFNGGVDEVEEFDPAAVPPFKLADVRAAIPKHCWVKDPLKSMSYVVRDVAVVLGLAVAAAYVNHWLVWPLYWVAQGTMFWALFVLGHDCGHGSFSNNPKLNSVVGHILHSSILVPYHGWRISHRTHHQNHGHVENDESWHPLPEKLYRSLDIVTRLLKFTLPFPMLAYPFYLWGRSPGKTGSHFDPNSNLFVPNERKDVITSTICWTTMAALLVGMSFVLGPIQMLKLYGVPYWGFVMWLDFVTYLHHHGHEEKLPWYRGKEWSYLRGGLTTVDRDYGWINNIHHDIGTHVIHHLFPQIPHYHLVEATMAAKPVLGKYYREPKKSSPLPVHLIEDLTKSLKQDHYVSDTGDIVYYQRDPQLSNSTKST